The following are from one region of the Rhodopirellula sp. P2 genome:
- a CDS encoding hybrid sensor histidine kinase/response regulator encodes MWQAWYEFRIDYALFSIAFLVGHAFVLSRVRRAMPPASSTHPDSATSSAAIGSSRRARLSFCILLLLLTGGFLAVETADRLERSRLRQQVFGIAPTYAAELQQLGHAGINEETSPDDPVYLRMINAQKRWLSVNPQVTDIYTMRRLSESELATRLLPERDRHTGHPFQIIVDSETDYNGDGKIEGVREEQTEIGEIFTDSSVEQIERAFRGDTTFADQPSHDRWGEWVSAYAPLFDSQGNVEALVGVDFPAKHYIHSIILTRLGVIGMIAALITLFLGAVTSIGMLKAGIAAQQRSHALLQDQRDLATQAASQARQAAVTKNQFLANMSHEIRTPMHGILGTTELMTRCSLNEEQRHYMHMIQTSAKGLLTVLNDILDFSKVDSGLMTLESVPFELKDLLSQTMHAVANLKNENVQLQFQPPVDVPEIIIGDPTRLRQVLINLVGNALKFTEQGRVTVLIEKESQDATTLDTSEAQSSRIVFTITDTGIGMTEQQRANIFEAFTQGDSSTTRRFGGTGLGLSISSQLVELMGGQLQVSSVLDEGSSFRFDIPLRTPIGSTQHQIAKPQPPTAPANSFGHCDQTRELLLVEDGAINRTVAETMLRARGHRVTSVSNAKDALKQLRSHAFDLVLMDVQMPEIDGLTATQIIRNDLPSPARDIPVIALTAHAMREDRQRCLDAGMNECLTKPYPPELLFDTIESFAICREDDQDDLLLPPTTNSKTSSPSSHADRVLPLNHEVILQNVGGDLQVLAMLAQTISAELPSQIDQLHQAIHAGDSTQVALAAHTLKGTAAAIGATQAQEIAASIETFSLEETSQEESLQFLDNRMNALVSAFELAQTELKSFLLSSSGSDHPGNETP; translated from the coding sequence ATGTGGCAAGCGTGGTACGAGTTTCGAATCGACTACGCTTTGTTCAGCATCGCGTTCTTGGTCGGCCATGCCTTCGTTCTGTCGCGCGTTCGCCGCGCCATGCCTCCCGCCTCGTCCACGCATCCGGATTCAGCCACTTCCTCCGCAGCCATCGGGTCGAGTCGACGGGCGAGGTTGTCGTTCTGCATTCTTTTGCTGTTGTTGACCGGCGGGTTCCTCGCCGTCGAAACCGCCGACCGTCTTGAGCGATCTCGATTGCGTCAACAAGTCTTTGGCATCGCCCCCACTTACGCCGCCGAATTGCAACAGCTCGGCCACGCGGGAATCAACGAGGAAACCTCGCCGGACGATCCTGTTTATCTTCGCATGATCAACGCCCAAAAGCGTTGGCTGTCGGTCAATCCACAAGTCACCGACATCTACACGATGCGGCGTCTCAGTGAATCGGAACTGGCCACGCGCCTGCTGCCCGAACGAGACCGTCACACCGGACATCCCTTCCAAATCATCGTCGACTCTGAAACCGACTACAACGGCGATGGGAAGATCGAAGGCGTTCGAGAAGAACAGACTGAAATTGGTGAGATCTTTACCGACAGCAGCGTTGAGCAGATCGAAAGAGCCTTTCGTGGCGACACAACCTTTGCCGATCAACCCAGCCACGATCGCTGGGGAGAATGGGTTTCCGCTTACGCACCTCTGTTTGATTCGCAGGGCAACGTCGAAGCCCTGGTCGGAGTCGACTTCCCTGCCAAACACTACATCCACTCGATCATTCTCACCCGTCTTGGCGTGATCGGAATGATCGCCGCCCTCATCACGTTGTTCCTGGGCGCGGTGACCAGCATTGGGATGCTCAAAGCCGGCATTGCCGCCCAACAACGCAGTCACGCGTTGCTACAGGACCAACGTGACCTGGCAACACAAGCAGCCTCACAGGCGCGACAAGCCGCCGTCACCAAGAATCAATTCTTGGCCAACATGAGCCATGAAATCCGAACGCCGATGCACGGCATCTTGGGCACCACCGAGTTGATGACCCGCTGTTCACTCAACGAGGAACAACGCCACTACATGCACATGATCCAAACGTCGGCAAAAGGCCTGCTGACGGTGCTGAACGACATCCTTGACTTCTCAAAGGTTGATTCCGGTCTGATGACTCTGGAATCGGTGCCCTTTGAATTGAAGGATCTTCTCAGCCAAACCATGCACGCGGTGGCGAATCTGAAGAACGAGAACGTTCAACTCCAATTTCAACCACCTGTGGACGTCCCCGAAATCATCATCGGTGATCCCACCCGACTCCGTCAGGTTTTGATCAATTTGGTCGGCAACGCCTTGAAGTTCACCGAACAAGGACGGGTCACGGTCCTCATCGAAAAGGAGTCCCAAGACGCCACAACCTTGGACACTTCGGAAGCCCAAAGTTCACGCATTGTGTTCACTATCACCGACACCGGCATCGGGATGACGGAACAACAACGAGCCAACATCTTTGAAGCGTTCACCCAAGGTGACTCTTCCACCACGCGACGCTTCGGGGGAACCGGATTGGGATTGTCGATCAGTTCTCAATTGGTCGAATTGATGGGTGGGCAGCTTCAAGTCAGCAGCGTTCTGGACGAAGGCAGCAGCTTTCGTTTTGACATTCCGTTGCGGACACCCATCGGCTCGACACAACACCAGATTGCGAAACCCCAACCTCCCACGGCACCAGCGAACTCATTCGGACACTGCGACCAAACACGCGAACTGTTGCTGGTCGAGGACGGTGCCATCAACCGCACCGTTGCGGAAACGATGCTGCGTGCACGTGGTCACCGAGTCACTTCGGTTTCCAATGCGAAAGATGCGTTGAAACAACTCCGATCGCATGCGTTTGATCTGGTGCTGATGGACGTGCAAATGCCCGAAATCGATGGCCTGACAGCCACCCAAATCATCCGAAACGACCTGCCATCGCCAGCCCGCGACATTCCCGTCATTGCGCTGACGGCCCACGCCATGCGAGAAGATCGCCAACGCTGCTTGGATGCGGGTATGAATGAATGCCTGACCAAACCCTACCCGCCAGAGCTGTTGTTTGACACGATCGAATCATTTGCAATCTGTCGCGAAGATGACCAAGATGATCTGCTTTTGCCCCCCACCACGAACAGCAAGACTTCCTCGCCAAGCTCCCATGCGGATCGAGTCCTGCCACTGAATCACGAGGTGATTCTTCAGAATGTCGGTGGAGATCTTCAGGTGCTTGCAATGTTGGCCCAAACGATCTCCGCGGAATTGCCATCCCAAATCGACCAACTGCATCAAGCAATCCACGCCGGTGACTCGACGCAAGTTGCTCTGGCAGCACACACACTGAAGGGAACCGCGGCGGCCATCGGAGCCACTCAGGCACAAGAAATCGCGGCCAGCATCGAAACCTTTTCTTTGGAGGAGACGTCTCAAGAAGAGAGTTTGCAATTTCTCGATAATCGGATGAATGCACTCGTCAGTGCATTCGAATTGGCCCAAACTGAACTGAAGAGTTTTTTGCTTTCTTCATCCGGATCCGACCACCCCGGAAACGAAACACCATGA
- a CDS encoding class I SAM-dependent methyltransferase: MPRLDDRLKLVASLIRGTTHADIGSDHGHLLAALLATGRIQRGIAVENKPQPHRNSTATLEGLNAEVRLGDGLNVIQENELDSLSICGMGGQSIVRILTNHSDRLPDQLILQPNKAIGSVRQWALNNGYWLVDEQCTAGTRRFEVLLLKRSGTTLDPVYRQLASLRVEESLGLMFGPWFLLRRDVDLQQRLEEEQRYLQAKQKLTAPSRQRLEAIDRLLSHDHFLSR, translated from the coding sequence ATGCCTCGACTTGATGACCGCCTGAAATTGGTGGCGTCCCTGATTCGAGGAACCACCCATGCCGACATCGGTTCGGACCACGGTCACCTGCTGGCCGCTTTGCTGGCAACCGGCAGAATCCAGCGTGGCATCGCGGTCGAAAACAAACCGCAGCCGCATCGGAATTCAACGGCCACCTTGGAGGGCCTGAACGCGGAAGTCCGACTGGGCGACGGGCTGAATGTCATCCAAGAAAACGAACTCGATTCGCTCAGCATTTGTGGCATGGGGGGGCAATCCATCGTTCGCATTCTCACCAATCATTCCGACCGGTTGCCTGACCAATTGATTCTGCAACCCAACAAAGCTATCGGCTCGGTCCGGCAATGGGCGCTGAACAACGGCTACTGGTTGGTCGACGAACAGTGCACCGCAGGCACCCGTCGTTTTGAGGTGCTGCTGCTGAAGCGATCTGGAACGACTCTCGATCCGGTTTACCGACAGCTAGCCAGCCTCCGCGTGGAGGAATCCCTGGGCCTGATGTTCGGCCCTTGGTTTCTGCTGCGAAGGGACGTAGACCTGCAGCAACGTTTGGAGGAAGAGCAACGTTATCTTCAGGCCAAACAGAAGTTGACGGCCCCGAGTCGCCAGCGACTGGAAGCGATCGACCGACTGCTGTCCCACGATCACTTTCTGAGTCGGTAA
- a CDS encoding protein kinase domain-containing protein, with protein MKLLIADDNPVWRNLISAAVENWGYRIELAADGNEAYRLLRSDDPPRLALLDWLMPGMEGVEICRRIKQDPEHPFTYIILLTSRDRDEDMIQGLDAGADDYLTKPIVAPLLKSRLAAARRIIEAVPPMKWTKPQIEGFDVEHLIGRGAFATVWKGMHRASGKPAAIKIIRADLATDLVFERFAREIQVMRKMNHPGIATIYGSHLERDLAYYAMELIDGESLANYIASESPRATRIIEMMAAVCDALQHAHDHGVIHRDVKPSNIMVGLDGQPKLVDFGLSKSMFRMKLPASNSSTHDGAVLGTPLYMSPEQARGDANSVDHRSDLYAVATILYLFLLREHPHGALSLSREETIDAIANTDPRPATEINPKFNPKLESILSRCLSDDPDERPQSAGQLARELRGFLDDRAASRIQTF; from the coding sequence ATGAAATTGTTGATCGCAGACGACAATCCGGTTTGGCGTAATTTGATTTCGGCAGCCGTCGAGAACTGGGGCTACCGGATTGAATTGGCTGCCGATGGCAACGAAGCGTATCGGCTCTTGCGATCCGACGATCCGCCCCGCTTGGCGTTGCTGGATTGGTTGATGCCCGGCATGGAAGGGGTCGAAATCTGTCGCCGGATCAAACAGGATCCAGAGCACCCTTTCACCTACATCATTCTGTTGACCAGTCGCGACCGAGACGAGGACATGATCCAGGGTTTGGATGCGGGAGCGGACGATTACTTGACCAAACCAATCGTCGCACCACTTCTCAAGAGCCGATTGGCAGCCGCGCGCCGAATCATCGAAGCGGTGCCGCCGATGAAGTGGACCAAGCCACAAATCGAGGGCTTCGACGTTGAACATTTGATCGGCCGTGGCGCGTTTGCGACCGTTTGGAAAGGCATGCATCGAGCTTCTGGCAAGCCAGCTGCCATCAAAATCATTCGCGCGGACCTCGCAACGGACTTGGTCTTCGAACGCTTCGCTCGCGAAATCCAGGTGATGCGAAAGATGAATCACCCTGGCATCGCCACCATCTACGGCAGCCACCTCGAACGTGACCTGGCGTACTACGCGATGGAATTGATCGACGGTGAATCACTGGCGAATTACATCGCCTCGGAATCACCGCGAGCGACTCGGATCATCGAGATGATGGCAGCGGTTTGCGATGCGTTGCAACACGCCCACGATCACGGTGTGATCCACCGTGATGTCAAACCATCCAACATCATGGTGGGTCTTGATGGGCAGCCCAAGTTGGTCGACTTTGGGTTGAGCAAGTCCATGTTCCGCATGAAGCTCCCCGCTTCCAACAGCAGCACTCACGACGGGGCTGTGCTTGGAACGCCCCTCTACATGTCACCGGAACAAGCCCGCGGCGACGCCAACAGTGTGGATCATCGATCGGACCTTTACGCGGTCGCGACGATCCTATATCTGTTCCTGCTTCGCGAGCATCCACACGGTGCGCTATCGCTCAGTCGAGAAGAAACGATCGATGCGATTGCGAACACGGATCCGCGGCCCGCGACAGAAATCAATCCGAAATTCAACCCAAAACTCGAATCCATCCTGTCTCGATGCCTGTCCGACGATCCCGACGAACGACCGCAATCGGCGGGACAACTGGCCCGAGAACTTCGCGGGTTCCTGGACGATCGCGCCGCTTCGCGAATCCAAACTTTTTGA
- a CDS encoding serine/threonine protein kinase gives MPRSRLGPLAIESPLGPDPSARDARVWRAVHIKMRKAVAVRVFQMPFGGTLESRQAFAEEWDRLKRLDHPAIVKCYGGGFEESEAYLAHELVEGPTLAEELQRRGRLPWESVLELAEPLIDALMYLHDRDIVHGRITPDKIIIAGLSPVLIDVRDVDGTPPFRNGPYHISRPPSIDQMMRSAPEAPTQNDPVTARTDLYLFGALLYEALTGAPPITGSTVQEVTSNLKYQSPTSVASTVMECPVWMDRLVMQLLHKDPGQRPVSAAAVKLQLAEVRKRAMSRSGVAEHASSGFSPLSVTDDADRQEARKLLGRKEITADIDAIPDATPWHDQALVLLPILALLVGMLVWVAWPLNESKMRNEAEELLAEDTRSSMSQARISYLEPMLAQFPDGEHAEWASEQIDRVRMIEAEHALTVKMNRNLPLQNEAERLVAEAMRYQTFGDNATAVDKYQSMITVLGDEEQYKPLVNLARSRIARISQSDTDQTEAARIITDRLKEADRMFVEGRTIAARKIWYSIEELYGSNAAVEPLVATAQSRLAETSAGAAVDQLP, from the coding sequence ATGCCTCGCAGTCGTCTCGGTCCGCTCGCCATTGAATCCCCGCTGGGTCCGGACCCGTCGGCGAGGGACGCGCGTGTGTGGCGTGCCGTGCATATCAAAATGCGGAAGGCGGTTGCCGTTCGCGTGTTCCAAATGCCCTTTGGCGGAACCTTGGAATCCCGGCAAGCCTTCGCGGAAGAATGGGATCGCCTGAAACGGCTCGATCATCCCGCAATCGTCAAATGCTACGGCGGTGGTTTTGAAGAATCGGAAGCCTACCTGGCTCACGAATTGGTCGAAGGACCCACTCTGGCGGAAGAGCTCCAGCGCCGCGGACGATTGCCATGGGAATCGGTTTTGGAATTGGCAGAACCTCTGATCGATGCGTTGATGTACCTGCACGACCGCGACATCGTGCATGGAAGGATCACGCCCGACAAGATCATCATTGCTGGATTGAGTCCCGTGCTGATCGACGTCCGTGACGTTGACGGAACGCCTCCGTTCCGCAACGGCCCTTACCACATTTCACGACCGCCTTCGATCGACCAGATGATGCGGTCGGCCCCCGAAGCCCCCACCCAGAACGATCCGGTGACGGCTCGCACCGACCTCTATCTGTTTGGTGCGTTGCTGTACGAAGCGCTCACGGGCGCGCCGCCAATCACCGGTTCGACGGTTCAAGAAGTCACCAGCAACCTGAAGTATCAATCGCCCACTTCGGTGGCGTCCACGGTGATGGAATGTCCGGTGTGGATGGATCGTTTGGTGATGCAGTTGCTCCACAAAGATCCTGGTCAGCGTCCCGTGTCCGCAGCAGCGGTCAAGTTGCAGTTGGCCGAGGTTCGCAAACGTGCGATGTCTCGCAGTGGTGTCGCCGAACATGCCTCCAGTGGATTCAGTCCGTTGTCGGTCACGGACGATGCGGATCGCCAAGAAGCACGCAAACTGCTGGGCAGGAAAGAGATCACCGCGGACATCGATGCCATTCCAGATGCAACTCCTTGGCATGATCAAGCATTGGTGCTGCTACCGATCTTGGCCTTGTTGGTTGGCATGCTGGTCTGGGTCGCTTGGCCGTTGAACGAATCCAAAATGCGAAACGAGGCGGAGGAGTTGCTGGCCGAAGACACTCGATCCTCGATGTCTCAAGCTCGCATCAGCTACCTCGAACCCATGCTGGCTCAATTCCCGGATGGCGAACACGCCGAATGGGCTTCTGAGCAAATTGACCGCGTCCGAATGATCGAAGCTGAACATGCCCTGACTGTTAAAATGAATCGAAACCTGCCGCTCCAGAATGAAGCGGAGCGTCTCGTTGCCGAGGCCATGCGGTATCAAACATTTGGCGACAATGCGACCGCCGTCGACAAGTATCAATCGATGATCACGGTGCTCGGTGACGAAGAACAGTACAAGCCTCTGGTCAACCTTGCTCGCAGTCGAATCGCTCGCATCTCGCAGTCCGACACCGACCAAACCGAAGCCGCGCGGATCATCACGGACCGTCTGAAAGAAGCCGATCGAATGTTCGTGGAAGGACGGACCATTGCGGCCCGAAAAATTTGGTACAGCATTGAGGAACTGTATGGTTCCAATGCGGCGGTCGAACCACTCGTTGCCACGGCACAAAGTCGACTGGCTGAAACGTCTGCCGGTGCCGCCGTCGACCAACTCCCTTAG
- a CDS encoding sigma-54-dependent transcriptional regulator, producing MNRSEFSVLIVDDEPNIRSGLEKGLVREADRIETAVDAESGLAKFESGHYQLVIADVRLGGGMDGIELLGRVRHIDPEVSVIVITAHGTVETAVDAMRAGAFDFISKPLDLNLVRQQVRKAREHRELRQENQTLRTRLADAGELSNIIGQCAAMQDVFHQIRQVAATEATVMIQGESGSGKELVARALHDLSDRSGGPFVAVNLGAMPETLLESELFGHEKGSFSGASRQKPGCFEQAGGGTLFLDEVTEMSAKSQVDLLRVLESRRFTRVGGETVLETDVRVVSATNKSVPEMIQDGSFREDLYYRLNVIPIEVPSLRQRRDDIPLLIEHFLQHFCSRHGRPMKQIAPDAMRVLVGAQWPGNVRQLRNLVERLVVTHTGDVIDSDELPADLQPAMLGSGIKVLPASLSEAVESCEREMISAVLAECDFHRENTAKRLGVSVRTLHYKMGRYGLH from the coding sequence ATGAACCGCAGCGAATTCTCGGTTTTGATCGTCGATGATGAACCCAACATTCGATCGGGGTTGGAAAAAGGTTTGGTCCGAGAAGCGGACCGAATTGAAACTGCCGTGGACGCCGAAAGTGGTTTGGCCAAGTTTGAATCGGGGCACTACCAGTTGGTGATCGCCGACGTTCGATTGGGCGGAGGCATGGACGGCATCGAATTGCTTGGTCGAGTGCGGCACATCGACCCGGAAGTGTCGGTGATTGTGATCACCGCGCACGGCACCGTCGAAACCGCCGTGGATGCCATGCGGGCCGGGGCGTTTGATTTCATTTCCAAGCCATTGGATTTGAACTTGGTTCGCCAACAGGTCCGCAAAGCCCGGGAACACCGGGAACTGCGGCAAGAGAATCAAACGCTGCGAACACGATTGGCCGATGCGGGGGAACTCTCCAATATCATTGGTCAATGCGCCGCGATGCAGGATGTGTTTCACCAAATCCGGCAAGTCGCCGCCACCGAAGCCACCGTGATGATCCAAGGGGAAAGTGGCTCGGGAAAGGAACTTGTTGCTCGTGCACTGCATGACCTGAGCGACCGCAGTGGTGGTCCATTCGTGGCCGTCAACTTGGGCGCGATGCCGGAAACATTGCTCGAGAGTGAGTTGTTCGGCCACGAGAAAGGATCGTTCAGCGGCGCCTCACGACAAAAACCGGGGTGCTTTGAACAGGCGGGCGGCGGCACGTTGTTTCTGGACGAGGTCACCGAGATGTCCGCGAAGAGCCAAGTGGATCTGCTGCGTGTGTTGGAATCGCGGCGATTCACACGTGTGGGTGGTGAAACCGTTTTGGAAACCGATGTGCGAGTGGTTTCGGCCACCAACAAGTCGGTGCCGGAAATGATCCAAGACGGCTCGTTTCGCGAAGATCTCTATTATCGCTTGAATGTGATTCCAATCGAGGTGCCATCGCTGCGTCAACGCCGCGATGATATCCCGCTGCTGATTGAACATTTCCTGCAGCACTTTTGCTCTCGTCACGGCCGTCCGATGAAGCAAATCGCTCCCGATGCGATGCGGGTGTTGGTGGGGGCTCAGTGGCCGGGGAACGTTCGCCAACTTCGCAATCTGGTCGAGCGTTTGGTGGTGACACACACCGGCGATGTGATCGATTCCGATGAGCTGCCTGCGGATTTGCAGCCCGCGATGCTGGGCAGTGGCATCAAGGTGCTGCCCGCCTCATTGAGCGAAGCGGTCGAAAGCTGTGAACGTGAGATGATCTCGGCGGTTTTAGCCGAGTGTGATTTTCACCGCGAAAACACGGCAAAACGGCTTGGTGTGAGCGTTCGAACGCTGCATTACAAGATGGGCCGCTACGGTTTGCACTGA
- a CDS encoding translation initiation factor: protein MTRLFAGTPFDIPPTCDLCGQKESECQCTPQQKADVEAEKQREADRLPPEKQTARVRLDRRKGGRTVTLVEGLTSRANDLPELLGKLQSACGAGGTVKKADELIELQGDHVDRVRQKLGEIGYRLRK, encoded by the coding sequence ATGACGCGTCTTTTCGCGGGAACCCCGTTTGATATTCCACCGACCTGCGATTTGTGCGGTCAGAAGGAATCCGAGTGCCAGTGCACGCCGCAGCAAAAAGCTGACGTGGAGGCTGAAAAACAGCGGGAAGCGGACCGGTTGCCGCCGGAGAAGCAAACCGCTCGCGTTCGACTGGATCGACGCAAAGGTGGCCGCACGGTGACCTTGGTCGAAGGTCTCACGTCGCGAGCCAATGATTTGCCCGAGTTGCTCGGCAAGTTGCAATCCGCTTGTGGTGCAGGTGGAACGGTGAAGAAGGCCGACGAACTGATCGAGTTGCAAGGCGATCACGTGGATCGGGTTCGGCAAAAGCTCGGCGAGATCGGTTACCGACTCAGAAAGTGA
- a CDS encoding SulP family inorganic anion transporter — protein sequence MNAPSEHTVTPTEEPPRGDVNGFKRYFKDDLIAGGLVFLIALPLCLGISLASGFPAIAGVFTAIVGSVLTTFLSNSELTIKGPAAGMIVIVLGAVNSFGYTAGVDQVADMQAYKMALAVGVVAGLVQIVFGLLRAGILGDFFPTAAVHGMLAAIGVIIMVKQLPIVVGQSATGEPLEILRELPHLLMNANPEIALIGGVSLVILFGLAFLKSRTSISFIDKVPGPLVVLLVAIPLGMAMNLTSDHTYTLMGKEFAVGESDLVTVPFNLFGAITFPDFSVFLNSETLPTALGWVLMFALIGSLESLLSAKAVDMLDPYKRKTNLDRDLWAVGVGNMAVSLIGGLPMISEIVRSKANLDNQAKTRFANMWHGVFLLGFVALLPGLIHNIPRAALAAMLVFTGFRLASPSEFRSVYRVGREQLIIFATTLVAVLATDLLIGIGIGIGTKFAIHLFNGVPLRSLFVPTLEFDETSETEVSVHATESAVFSNWISFRRRVVEKSLKQGKNCTVDFSDVHLIDHSVMEKLHELEGEFAREGIELNVVGMDHHQPFSRHPMAARKRPLVSH from the coding sequence ATGAACGCACCTTCGGAACACACCGTCACCCCCACCGAAGAGCCGCCACGAGGCGATGTCAACGGTTTCAAACGTTATTTCAAAGACGACCTGATCGCTGGCGGTTTGGTGTTCTTGATCGCCTTGCCGTTGTGCTTGGGGATCTCACTGGCGTCCGGTTTCCCCGCCATCGCTGGCGTGTTCACCGCGATCGTCGGCTCGGTCCTGACGACGTTTCTGAGCAACAGCGAACTGACGATCAAAGGCCCCGCGGCCGGGATGATCGTGATCGTGCTCGGAGCCGTGAATAGCTTTGGCTACACCGCAGGGGTGGACCAAGTGGCGGACATGCAAGCCTACAAAATGGCGCTCGCCGTTGGCGTGGTGGCCGGTTTGGTCCAGATCGTATTCGGGTTGTTGCGGGCTGGTATCCTCGGTGACTTCTTCCCCACTGCGGCCGTGCACGGCATGTTGGCCGCGATCGGGGTCATCATCATGGTCAAGCAATTGCCCATCGTCGTGGGGCAGTCCGCGACAGGCGAACCGCTCGAAATTTTGCGTGAGTTGCCGCACCTCTTGATGAACGCGAACCCCGAGATCGCGCTGATCGGCGGCGTGTCCTTGGTGATCTTGTTTGGTCTGGCGTTTCTAAAGAGTCGGACCAGTATCAGTTTCATCGACAAAGTCCCCGGCCCCTTGGTGGTTTTGTTGGTCGCGATCCCGTTGGGAATGGCGATGAATTTGACCAGCGACCACACGTACACATTGATGGGAAAAGAATTCGCGGTTGGAGAGAGCGACTTGGTGACCGTGCCCTTCAATTTGTTTGGTGCGATCACGTTTCCTGACTTCAGTGTGTTTCTCAACAGTGAAACACTGCCCACGGCATTGGGGTGGGTGTTGATGTTTGCGTTGATTGGTTCTTTGGAATCGTTGCTCAGCGCCAAAGCCGTCGACATGTTGGATCCCTACAAACGAAAAACCAACTTGGACCGAGACTTGTGGGCGGTCGGCGTCGGCAACATGGCGGTCTCCTTGATCGGCGGTTTGCCCATGATCTCAGAGATCGTTCGGAGCAAAGCCAATCTCGACAATCAAGCCAAGACGCGATTCGCGAATATGTGGCACGGTGTCTTTTTGCTCGGATTTGTTGCCCTGTTGCCTGGATTGATCCACAACATCCCTCGGGCCGCGTTGGCTGCGATGCTGGTTTTCACCGGATTTCGTTTGGCATCGCCCAGTGAATTCCGAAGTGTGTACCGCGTGGGACGTGAGCAATTGATCATCTTCGCAACAACCTTGGTGGCTGTTCTCGCCACCGATTTGTTGATCGGGATCGGCATCGGGATCGGCACCAAATTCGCAATTCACCTGTTCAATGGTGTTCCTCTTCGATCGCTGTTTGTACCGACGCTGGAGTTCGATGAAACATCCGAAACCGAAGTCAGCGTTCATGCAACCGAGTCGGCCGTGTTCAGCAACTGGATCAGTTTTCGGCGTCGAGTGGTTGAAAAGAGCCTGAAACAAGGCAAGAACTGCACTGTTGATTTCAGCGATGTTCACCTGATCGACCACAGCGTGATGGAAAAATTGCATGAACTCGAAGGCGAATTTGCTCGCGAAGGGATTGAATTGAACGTCGTGGGGATGGATCATCACCAACCGTTCTCACGACATCCGATGGCCGCCCGAAAGCGACCGCTCGTGAGTCATTGA